Genomic DNA from Equus quagga isolate Etosha38 chromosome 10, UCLA_HA_Equagga_1.0, whole genome shotgun sequence:
GGTTACTTACCAGATACCCCTTAATGTCCAAGTTTGTTACTCAATTTTAACTtgagtttaagaaaaattaaaataatttttgaagctaACAGAATTTTAGCATCTGTTGCATTTATTCAGCATAACCACAGAGGTACTGTCTTCATGCtgtcacacacagacacaaacacagatACAGCACAATATCCATATTTAGCCCAAGTGCATTTCTTCTGAGGCTCATTTATATGTCTTCATATGCCACAGCCCATCATTTAAATAATGGATATTTTCAATGCCAATTCCTTTGTTGACTTTCTCACTGTAGAAGGAAAAAAGCACATAAACATACTGTTATGCATTTTTATAGGCTTACTCACggtaaatataatttaaagtgcATTGCTATTTTGCAATTATTGAGCCACATGTAgggaatttatttatattacacaTTATTGTCTACGTTAAACTACATTACTCTGCTGCAGTTCACATCTTAAAGTGACTCTAGTGATCTGACTAGTGGGTCTATAGAAACAGACTAATGATGTCACCATACCAGGAGAACATCAAAGTGTTACAATTAACCCTGAAACTAAATTAATAGGAACACTTTGGTCATCAAATGAGttacaaagtttttaaatatgttgACTATATTTTGGcaatttatctttaatatttccttaataTTCTATACCACCAGCTCAAGATATAAGATAAATACTGTGTGGTGCTGAACTATGTCACTGTTTTAAAAACTAGCAGCAAAACATCTTTCCCTCCACCCAATTTAAATCAtactaaataaaaaattcctaaaataccacatacatacatataaaacagCTGTGTTGGCACACGAGTTCTTTTCAGGGTACTTAAGAAAGAATGCAACCTGGAGACAAAATAGGTGGCAATGACTTCCTAAAGTGTTAGGAAAAATCAGAAGTGAGGCTTCTGTGCTTAAATATTTGTAAGATGTGGTATGAATGAGAGCAAATTTCACCTGTAATTCTGATGCTTCCTGCATAGGTTACCCATATCTCAAAAGCTAAGGGGCCTAACATGAGACTTACATATCTTCTGCAGACATCTTCATGACTCCAACACACAGAGCATGCTGTTTTCCTTCTGCCATGATTGCCTGAAAACACACAGCTAAGAAAACTATTTATCTATCAAAATGCCTGGGAGAGGGGGGTGTCAAACAATAATAATCTTAGTAGTTAAGCCACTTTGAACCCATTTTGTATCCTCACCTAGACCATTAACTCCTTCAGGGCAGAGACCTAGGAGATTCTGTGGGCACGCTGTAAATACTCAGTAAGTGGTAAATGAATTAATCTAATAATCATTCTTGATTTTTAAGTCAAATGTTAATACTATAACCCAGTGCCAACAAAACCAGAATAAGTcataaaaaaggagataaaatttcTTACACGTgaatatgaaaaattatgaataaatatcAATTGTTCCAGTGTTTTAATCACTGAATGATGGTTTTATGTAAAGTacacattaaaacaacaattataTCCCCAAACTATCTTTAAGAACCCAATGTAAGTTTCAACCTTTCTAGAACCAGAATGTTCTTGGTTATCATTTGAAGCATCTAGAATGTTAAACACTGCAGCAcgtactttaaaaagtaaaagttcaaGGGTACACAGTACCTCTCTGTACTAGTTTTGTAACTTTCTAaaagtctataattatttcaaaataaaaattatttaaaaagtaaaggctAGATACTGGGAAAATCTTCCATTTAAGAGAAACTCCAGAACTATAAACTTACCACACTTAAAAAAACCATAAACTTGAAAGGGTAATCTGTCCTCACAGAATACTTTTTTCCATTGGttttcagttcattcattcaaatgttccacaaatatttgagtacctattatgtgacCAGTATCTATGTCAATACAAGCTGTTTCTAAGATATAAACATACAACTTACACTAGCCCTTAGATGTAATTGCCATAACAGAGGGCATCCTTCTTGTGAACACAggacacattcttttttttttttttttgagaaagactggccctgggctaacatccgtgcccatcttcctccactttatacgtgggacacctaccacagcatggcgtgccaagcagtgccatgtccacacccgggatccgaaccagcaaaccccagaccactgagaggcagaacgtgcaaacttaaccactgtgccaccgggctggcctcggGGACACATTCTTAAACCGATTCCAATGGCCCGCCCACTCTACAATGATTTCCGCATTCCCACCAAGTATGGTTCCTTTTCTGAACCTGACACAAATGGCCACCTTATCTATGACAAAGAAGATGTCCTTTTGTCCAGAGTAGTTGACAATAACCTATTTAATCTACATTATAGCTGAAACAGCACggtagaaatggaaataatgcagAATTGTTCAGCAACATTATGAGTTGAATAACTCCTTAAGGACTATCTGGGACTAACATTTCTCTTTGAGAAAACATGTTCTGAGCCCCAAACAACcaacttaaaatgaattttaaaataaaagttgggGATTGCTAATATTTCCCAATATCCACTTCTAACACCCTACCTAGTGCCtaacttcttttcccttttgagtGCTTTTCCTCCAGTGTATCTGGGTAAGTCAAATGTCATAGCAGCAAACTGATGTCCAAAGAAGTGATCCAATCATATCATATACATCCTCTCCATTAATAATCAAGAGTTTTATACCGTGTCCTGAGTCTGATAACATTGGGCCTATCTGGGCTGAAATGCAGCTGGGACTCTTTTATTACTTGTTCTCATTTAACTTCTAAAATGGGACATAATCTAGTCTCAAGAAATAATGCTACTTCCCACATCTTCAAATGTAACCAGAAAGGCATGAGACAACAGTAATCTCCAAAAAAGTACATCTGATGTTCTCTTGGATGACAGATCTTTCAGTAACGACAAGAATACAATGAATACATTTTTCAACAGTTATAGCCTGGGAAGGATACAACAATCGTATCTACTGCAGCAGGGTAAAGTTTAGCTCCAGGAGAAGTTAAGCCTGGACACATGATATTTGCTCCACTGAGTACAAATTTGATGGCTCCTTTATCAACCTGTTGGTGTGGCAGGATAAAAGgatctagaagaaaagaaatacattacatatattaataagACTAATGACTCACAGGAAaaggcaaaggacatgaacagatatttccccaaattatAGTACTCTGACAGgtgcaaaataaaatggaaacgcCATCCTTCACTAATCAAATTGGTAAATATTTGTAAGCAATTTCCAATGCTAGCAAGAATGTAGGAAAACTGGCATTCCCACATACTGCTAGTAGGCTTACAAATGGGTACAACCTTTCTTTAGGACTATTTGGCAAGATGTATTAATAGCCTTGAAAAGGTTCAAACtctttgactcagtaattctacttctaggaactTATCCTAGGAAAACATGAGAGATGTACAATATATTTAGGTAGAAAgatattcactgcagcactaaTATTTACATCAGAAATAAACTAGaatcaacctaaatgtccaacagtaAAGTAAGAGATAAATGATTTGAGGTATGTCtataatatctatataaataGAAGCATGGTTTTGGAGAAAATGCAATCACTTGGAAATGTTCATAATATAGTGTTAAgaggaaaaagcagaataaaaaactaccaaaaagatcagtggttgctagggggtggggggaggggataagggaaggaaaaataggcagagcacagaggattttcagggcagtgaaaccatTCTGTATGGTCCTAAAACAGTGGGTAGATAACATTACGCATTTGGCAAAACCCACAGAACGTAtaacacaaagaatgaaccctaatgtaaactatgctccttggttaataataatgtattgataTTGGTTCACCGATTCTAACAAATGTATCACACCaatgcaaaattttaataataaaggaaGGGGGGAGAAGTATAtaagaactctgtactttctgcccaatttttctgtaaacctaaaactgctctaaaaaataaagcctataagttaaaaaaaactaacagagagcccaatttaaaaaaggaaaaaaatatacatttacacagatacacacacacaacacaggaaATAACTGGATGGAAGTACACTGATATACTAACAATGGTTATCTCTAGGTCATGGGAATACAGGTGactttgtttctgtattttccaaatctcTAGAATGAACACATTCCCTTTGTaatcttaaaaaatttactttcctgtgtgtatgtgtgtctacaAATGATTCATAACCTAACAATTAAAGGATCCCTGAAGGAATTAAAACAATGACTGGGGGAAAAACTTTTTAGGGTTCTCAGGGCTCTctagaaataataacaacaataatgggtaaaattcattcattttaatatcttACCACTAGCCCTCCCACTAGTCAGAGAACAAGTAAGTCTTTTTCCTACCAAGACtacaaattaatttaaacatGGCTCCAAATTAATATAAACATCTTACTGATAAAAAGGaacctgaatgaatgaatgcatttacTACTCACAAGCCATAATTTGTTTTCTAGATCTCCATCCTCATTAGTATCTTCCCTTTATAATGTTGATGATGATCCTGATcatgatgatgaaaataaatagtAGTAGTggacatttattgaacaattactaCAGCATGATAATGGCTATCatatattgagcacttactatgtccTAGGCATTGTGTTAGCTGCATTAcatgcactatctcatttaatcttcacaatcctGGGAGATGTAATATACAATTGTgtccatttttaaagataagaaaacaaggCTTAAacaggttaagtgacttgacAAAAGTGACATGCACTGAGAATCGAACCCAGATCTGCCTAACTCCAAGCACATACTTTTAACCACCATATTATCCTGCTTCTTGCACAAGAATAACTTTAAGATGTTCTAAAAGTTTGTTTCCcagcaaaatattattaaataggaacatctttttcttctaatttattatgaaaatgtttaacATATAGAAAAACTGGAAGAACAGTTCAACGAACACCTGTGCACCATCCACTTAGACTCAACAACTGTTCATTAACactttgctatatttgctttacCTCTTtctatttatacacacacattctttccCTCTACaatttgaaatttcagaaatgacGCTTCACCATAAATAAGCACACATCACCTAAGAATAAAgtcattctcctacataaccacaatactaGTATAATACCTAAAAATTTAACAACAGTTCTATAATATCATATTATAGCTAAaccatattcaaattttcccCAACAGTCCCAAGAAAGTCTTTTATATCTATTTTGCAGAGAGGAGGAGTGcttgaattttgtgtttttcaaaccAGAATCCAATCTAGATTCATGCAATACATTTGattcttttgtctctgttctCTTTTAGTTGAGTAGGAATTAATGTCATCAAAATGTCTTAATGTTaccaaagtatttttattttaaacattttcccattGCATCAGGACACTTTCTCTCCATTGTGGTTTTTTTAACCTGATGAAATCAATACTTAAtcaaataattgtaaatattctttt
This window encodes:
- the MCTS1 gene encoding malignant T-cell-amplified sequence 1 isoform X2, with protein sequence MFKKFDEKENVSNCIQLKTSVIKGIKNQLVEQFPVIEPWLNQIMPKKDPVKIVRCHEHIEILTVNGELLFFRQREGPFYPTLRLLHKYPFILPHQQVDKGAIKFVLSGANIMCPGLTSPGAKLYPAAVDTIVAIMAEGKQHALCVGVMKMSAEDIEKVNKGIGIENIHYLNDGLWHMKTYK
- the MCTS1 gene encoding malignant T-cell-amplified sequence 1 isoform X1; protein product: MGKGRFDEKENVSNCIQLKTSVIKGIKNQLVEQFPVIEPWLNQIMPKKDPVKIVRCHEHIEILTVNGELLFFRQREGPFYPTLRLLHKYPFILPHQQVDKGAIKFVLSGANIMCPGLTSPGAKLYPAAVDTIVAIMAEGKQHALCVGVMKMSAEDIEKVNKGIGIENIHYLNDGLWHMKTYK